In Methanobacterium aggregans, the sequence GCAGCCTTACCCCTGATGTACTTGTTCCGATCCTTCTTCCTACTGCCATTCAGAGCATATACGAGGGGCATGACTGCTCTTTCATCTCCCAGGTTTCCCAGGGCTTCAGCTGCCCTTCCGCGTATGTGCCATTCCCCATTTTTGAAGACCTTTATAAGGGGCTCTACAGATGCTTCACCAATATTTACAAGGGCCACTATTGCCTTCCAGCTTACATCTGCATCGTTGTCATTGAGAACCTTCAGAAGGTGGGGTATGGCCCTTTCCTCTCCAATGTTTCCAAGTGCAATGGCAGCGTACTTCCTGACGTGCCAGTCATCATCATACAGCACCTCCACAAGGGCTTCAAAGGCTGTTTCATCAGACATGTTTCCAAGGGCGTGGGCTGCATGGCCACGAACAGTCCATTTATCATCTTTAAGAGCTTCTGTTAATGCATTTACTGCAGACACGTCCCCTATTTTTCCCAGTGCCCTTGCAGATTTCCAGCGCACATCCTCATCTTCATCCATGATCAGGGAATGTATGAGGGGTTGAACAGCTCTCACATCACCTATATTTCCCAGGGCCTCTGCTGAATTTTCCCTCACAGCAGTTAAAACAGGGTAATCATCCTGCCAACTTTCATATTTAAGGGCTTCAATCAGTCCTTCAACTGCACCTTCATCGCCTACACGTTTGAGTGCTATGGAAGCCTCCTTTCGAATGAGAGGATCCTCATCTTTAAGGGCATAAACTAAACCTTCAATATCTCCGGTTTCTTCCATATACTCAATATCTGGTTCATAATCATCATATGAGTTCATAATCCTGGCTCCCTTTCAGCTCCTTAAATATATGAAAAGCATATCAATAATATTAACTGTTTTATTTTTAATTAACTTTACTGATTTAAACCACTGGCCCATACTCATGAAGCACTCCCTTAAAATTTAAGTCATC encodes:
- a CDS encoding HEAT repeat domain-containing protein — translated: MNSYDDYEPDIEYMEETGDIEGLVYALKDEDPLIRKEASIALKRVGDEGAVEGLIEALKYESWQDDYPVLTAVRENSAEALGNIGDVRAVQPLIHSLIMDEDEDVRWKSARALGKIGDVSAVNALTEALKDDKWTVRGHAAHALGNMSDETAFEALVEVLYDDDWHVRKYAAIALGNIGEERAIPHLLKVLNDNDADVSWKAIVALVNIGEASVEPLIKVFKNGEWHIRGRAAEALGNLGDERAVMPLVYALNGSRKKDRNKYIRGKAAEALGKIGDERAVKPLIKAIEDKNIYVRLRAEDALERIRSAGKAFWIVHYDNGEISFDYPASWEVMENFDEKKIIKGNCANSAVTFSINKHRNMGDITATEFAEILRNVFLIQNSAILSKLSFKVRDMDAYLLMGENPHGLSMTRILICAFKKKDVLYYLWFAGEPEIFDLLEEDMDLILESFQIHKT